The sequence CCTTGCCATCTGTTGTATTGGTCGTACCAGCTACAGGTTTCTTTATAACATCACTCATCGTACGTATTCCTTTCAAACAATCATCAAAGTCTCATCGTGACTGACTTTGACAATCTTATTGTTATAAAAACAACAGTGATTAGCAAAGCCTGTATGAATACTGACACCCAACCGTATCATGTCATTCGCTATTATTTCGTCATCGTTATAGCAGCCAGATAGCTGTTATCGACTGCTATATTGCAGCATCGGTATACTGCAAGTCTTGTGCGAGCAGGCTTGGCATAAAAACATACCAATCTTGCTCATTTTTAAAGAACTTACCGTGATTATAAGGAGCAAAGGGCGAATTAGGCTCTATAGCTTCGGCACGGTATTGATCATGCGTAAATTGTTCAATCCCAATAACTTGATCTACTAACAGTCCTGAAAAGAGATTGTCATGTTCAATGACAATGACTTTTCGTTGGCTCATTTGCGTTAAACGACTAGGAACCTGTAGAAACTGAGACAAATCGGTGATTGGCAATAGGCGTCCGCGAATATTGGCGATGCCTAGCATCCAAGGCTTCACTAGAGGCAAGCTGGTATACTCTGGCATGGCCAATACTTCTGATACTTGACCCATCGGTGCAACTAACCGCTGTCCGCCAATCTCGAATACCACACCTTGCCAGTCATACTCTTGTCCACCGCGGCGACCACTTTTGCGCGCGCGTGCCAAGTCTGCTAAACGCAGAAGCTCAATAAACCCTCTGGAAGCCACAATCTACTCCATTACTTTACGAATGATATTAACCAATCCATTTTCGTCAACAGGCTTTGCCATATACTCTTTAGCGCCTTGGCGTTTTCCCCAAACTCGATCGGTTTCCTGATTTTTGGTACTGATCATAATCACTGGAATATGCGCGGTGGTTTTACCTCGAGTAATTTTGCGAGTGGCCTGAAAACCGTTCATCTCAGGCATAACCACGTCCATTAAAATGACATCTGGCAAGTGATCAATGGCCATCTGGCAACCTTGCTCACCATTTATCGCTTCTAATACTTTAAAATTATGTCTGGCAAGCATGTCGCGAAATTTCGCCATCTCAGATGGTGAGTCGTCAATGACTAAAACTGTAGTCATAGGAATTTCCTTTATTTTCGAAAGTATCCATAAGGATATGTTGTTATATTATTGAGACAATCCGACTGAAAGTAGCACGCCAACCATGAATGGCAGGGCAATTCTCTTAACAGTTTCGATTAAATATTGAGCCGTTATTAGTAATATTTTATCAATACTAAATCTCTTAACCGTAATGCCTAGCCTAATTTATCTGATTCTATATAAAGCATAGCAATGCATAAATCATACCAACTTGTAAGACGATATTTAACGATATATCTACAAGCGGACTTATTTATATTAGCGGTACTGATTAATTGCCTCGAACAGCTCATCTTTACTAAATGGCTTGGTCAGATACTCATCTGAACCCACAATACGACCACGCGCTTTGTCAAATAAGCCATCTTTAGACGACAACATAATCACAGGTTTGCTGGCATAATCAGGGTTGTTTTTTATTAGCGCACAAGTCTGATAGCCATCCAAACGCGGCATCATGATGTCGACAAAAATAATATCTGGATTGTTATCGACAATTTTTGCTAAAGCATCAAAACCATCAATGGCGGTCACAACTTCGCAACCCGCTTTTTGCAATAAAGTCTCTGCGGTACGGCGAATGGTTTTTGAATCATCAATCACCATTACTTTTAAACCATCAAAATTATTTTCCATTATCAGTGTCCTATAAACGACTATTTATTCTTAATACCATCCATCAATGCAAAAATTTAACGGTTATTTCAACTTGTCATATCATCCATTATTGGACTGATATGAGACGCTAAATTTGCATTACCATATGTTATGACAGTCGACATATCATCTGCCAGTATCTGCCTGTCAAACAGAGCGTCAACATGGGCTACTATACGCACTTTCTAGTTAATAAGCTTACTAAATTGCGCCAAACCTATGGCTTTTTAGACGACTTATTTTGCTTTTATTATCGTCCACTGCAACCGTATTTGGTCTAAAACAAGGTAAAGTACCTTTTATTACTGATGACCTTGACGATAAAAGAGGTAAGCCCGAAGCAGAAGAACCATCAACCTTATGATATTTCTGCATTATATAGAAACGCTTGGCACATTGCTGAATAATTTTCTTTTGTGATAAAAATGTATCATTGTATTTTGTTATGTTTGTTTTAGCACAGTTAACGACTAATTTCCAGTTATGAGTAGGCCAATATTCGAACTGATCAGTAATATAAAAATTTGTTCAGACTTGCTGTCACTCCTACCTTAGCTAATGACTGGATTTAGCCGCCTTAATGTCAGCTGTTTATTAAGTTTTCTGCACTTATTTCACCCAGTTGCAATTCACTATATAATAAAACGATGACTACTATGGTGACTGCTATGACGGCTTCTAAATTTTTAAAAAATAGCACCTATCTACTGAGTGCTTTTCTTCTTGCTGCCTGTCAGCCATCACCGCCTACCAATGAGCCTGTGACTGCAGAAAACAGTGAGACTGTAGATACCCCTATCGTCATTACCGACGATAGTGTGACCATGACGCCAGATCATATATTGAGCATAAAACCTTCACGTTATCAGCCCAGTCTTGGTTTACAAGGTAAGATCGAACCTATCAAACAGACTAAGCTTATCGCTGCATACCCCATTAACGTCGAAGAAATACTGGTTACTGAGGGTCAATGGGTAGAAAAAGATATGCCGCTGCTTATTGTTCGACGCGTGCAATCAGAAAGCAAAACAGCAGATGCATCCAACCCAGCCAAGAAACAACCTTCAGAATCGAACAGCGTTGTCCCAGATTCTGAGATGACGAACGATGCGGTTGATGTAAAGCAGACACACTCACAAAAAACAGACGCTAGCTCAAAACCCAATCAGCCTACAGTAGAAAATGGTGCAACAACCACTAAAAACGACCCAATTGCTAACAAAGAAGAGGCAGCAGCAAACGCCACAGTGGGCGCTCCTAAAAACGCAGTCGGCAACCTTAAAAACAATTACCAAACCAGCGCTAATAGCACGGCGAGCTCAAAACCGCAGCAGAATCAGTATAATTTGATCACTGTGCGTGCCAGTTTTTCTGGCCGTGTAAAAAACTTATATGCCAAAGCAGGTCAAAAACTAGAGGCGCGCACGCCTTTATTACAGATTAGCGATGAAACTAAATTACACTTTATCGCGACCCTACCTATTCAAGCAGAACCGCAACTTTCGGTTGGTCAGACTGTCAATTTTACAGTTGAAGGTATGTCGGAACAGTTCACAGGACAAGTCAGTAAACTGACCGCGACCAGCCAGCCGAAAAAGCTGTTGGTCTATGTTAACGTCATTGACAATGAAGCAAGTCGAGACAAGTTATTGCCAGATATGAAAGTCACGGGGCGGGTTAATTACGGTCAAATAGATGTGGGCACTATCGTACCTAAGCGCGCGTTGCACGATGTTGACTTGACAGAATTACAAACGTCACCATATAAGCCTCTGTCACCGTTGACTGCTAACGTGTGGATTATTGGACAGGATCAGCGCCTGACACGCCAGCCTATTGAAGTAGTCGAATATGACCCTATCACAAAGCAGTATTTAATTGCGGGTATTAGCAACGATAGTTTGATTTGTTTGGCTGATTTACCGGCTGATGCTAAAGGTAAAAAAGTCAATGTCTCATAGCTATGCATGCCGACAGTTACATTGTGTAGAAACATTAACAAAGCCTCTCTTGTTTTGTAACTGCGTTATTAGGCAATATGACCGTATAATATATAGCATTAACCGAGTATTCTGAATCATTGGTATTAAATGATTCAATATCTTGAGAGTTTGAGAAATCTTAGAAAGTTTGAGAACCTAGAGGCTTAATCGTTTAACTGTTTAAGATCCTAAAATCAGCGATGTATTTATCGTGATACAAAATATCAAAACAGATGAAACGTTTGGCCAACCATAACAACAACTAGAGGATAACCCATGAGCAAGCAGATTTTATTAATCGAAGATGATCCTGATCTAGCTGAGTTAATCAGCGATTACCTGACCATGAATTATTATGACGTCCATCATGCAGGGCTTGGTCAAGAAGGGCTTGATTTATTGGATGCCAAAGAGCGTGATATTGATTTGGTCGTGCTTGACTTAATGCTACCTGATATGGATGGTATGCAAGTGTGTCAAAAAATTCGCGGCAATAAAAACAACATGACCAATAAAGTACCAATTATTATGTTGACAGCGAAAGGCGATACCACCGATCGCGTGCTAGGTCTTGAGATGGGTGCTGACGATTATATATCTAAGCCTTTTGAGCCACGCGAGCTTCTCGCTCGAATCCGTGCTGTTATTCGCCGTCATGAGCAGCCCAATCAAGCAGATAGCCAGTCTGACAGCTTGACCTTTGGTCGTTTGAGTGTCTTTCCTGACAGCCATGAAGTGACCATCGACGATGAGCCTGTTCGTTTAACGACGCATCAGTTTCAATTATTGCATTACTTTGCCACCCATTCTGGTAAAGTATTGAATCGCGAGCAACTGTGGCAAGCCATGCCCAATGATGACAGCTCAGATAATATCGATCGCGCGATTGATGTTCATATCTCGCGCTTGCGTGCTTTAATTGAAGATAACCCACGCCAGCCAAAACGTATTATTACGGTACGCGGTGTTGGTTATCAATTTGCCACTGATCAGGTTTGATCACAAAAGCGGCAAACCAATCGATAAAAACCATACTTCTGATTTTTTTATGCAAATTAGAAGTATGAGTCGATATAAACGGCTGATAGTAGAGATGGTTTAATGCAGCAGTTGGGATTTCGTTCGGTATTTGCCAAATTATTTGCCAGTGTCATGCTGGCACTTATTTTATTTGCAGTGGCGATGGTGCTGTTGACGCAACTTGTGCACGATAAAGATGCAAGTATTCGATCAGAAGTATTGGCCACTCAGATTTTAGGACAAATAGACCCTTTCTTACATGAGCTGAATATCTCTGTTAGCGAGGACAATCGCTTGCAAGCGCGCTTTATGCTAGCAGTGGTCAAAAAGAGCTTTGATATCTTTGATGAGTCATTGCAGGCAAAGATGGGCTTGTATGACAGCGAAGGTCGATTGCTAATGCAAACGGATAACAGCGATTTGCCGTTGGAGTTGCCCGCACCGCCCTCTTTATTTTCACGCGTTTTTCCCTCTCTCGCAGACACCTCCCCTACCAAGCAAGCTCAGGTTTATAGCAGCACCGGCTATACGCTTTTGTATGAATCACGCTTACCGCCTAAAAAACCAGTACTCTCTTCTGCGCTGAATTTATTTACTGGCACACTACTGCTGTTACTTATTATGGCAGGTGTCCTATGGTGGATTGCTCGTACCATCACTTGGCGCATCAATCAAATGAGCCAGCAGATGGCGCAACTGGGTGATGGTGATTTTACCGTACGGGTGAATGCTCGTGGTAACGATGAGATCGCCTCACTAGCGCGTGGATTTAACCAAGCAGCACAAAAAATCGAACACCTTATCGATGCCAATAACCTGCTCTTAGCACATGCTTCTCATGAGCTACGTACCCCCATTACTCGTATTCGCTTACAGATTGAGATGATGGATATGCTCGCAGGGGCGCTACCAGCTGATACCAAAGCAAAGTTTGATAAACGTGCGCAAGCGATTAACCGCGATTTGTCAGGGCTCAATGATTTGGTAGAGAGTATCCTACTGGTGAGTCGTTTAGACGCCGGTCATGCCTTGCAGCAAGTTGAAAGCTTAGACTTATACGATCTGGTGAATCAAGAGCGGCAACATTATCCTGAAGCGACGCTCATTGGTGAACATATTGTGATCGATGGTCAATCATCAATGTTGACCCATTTGATTCGTAACTTGTTAACTAATGCCATGCTACACGGCAAGCCACCCGTGACGGTACTATTGTATGGTGTGCAAACTATTGATGAAGCAGATACCATACCTGATTACCTGCTACAAACGATACTCTGCAGTAGCTTTGCCGATTATAATAGCTCTGATTTTGACTCCTATCACGAACCAATCGATGTCAATGAAAACGATACTCATATTCATACGCAGTTAAATGATTCTTCTCATATTACTGATAAAGTTAAATCTGAAGCCCCAAATACTATGACTGTGTTGCCAGCACCACCGATATATAGAAACGGAGAAAATATTGCGGTTGAGCATGATCTCAATTCCGATACCGATGCCGATGTGAATATAGAGACTAAAATCGATAAGGCTGATATTAATAATACCAACAGCGACATTGACTCTATTGAAGCCCACGCGACCTTAACAGAATCTACTTATGCGGATAGTATTCAAACTGACTCAAGCACTGCAACAGACTTAGTCCACCGTAACGATACAGCTGGAAGCACCAGTGCGTCCTCATTGATTGCTAATTATCATAACTTTACCAATGATTTGACTGACAAAATTAAAAAGATGGTTTGGAAAGCAGTTCCTGACACTGAAGAGTTGTCTGCAGTTATCAATGACGCTAAGAGTACTGCCTTGAATGATGCAATTCCTAAATCCAAAGGTGCCATAATAAATAAAGGTGGCAATACACGCGACAAGGGTGATGCTCAAAACAACACTCAAAATCCTACGGAAGTACTCAGTACACCGCGCAAAGAAGGCTTGTTTGCCAAGCATCTAAAAAAAGCCAAGACCGATCCTGTACGCCCATTACCGAAATATGCAGTATTGGCAGTGATTGATGAAGGCACGGGTATTCCAGAAGACAAACGTGAAGAAGTATTTAGCCCATTTGTGCGGTTGCAACAAAAAAATAAAGGCTCTGGACTAGGCTTATCGCTAGTATCACAAATCGTTACCGCCCATCAAGGGCGCATCATTACTGATACGTTGAATGGACATACCAGGTTTTTAGTTGTTATACCAGTCAAGCACGACCCACATTATCACCAGCATGACTAGGACGTGCCTTCAGTCCAATCTATTAACCCTTAAATGGCTAAAAATGGCTAAAAATGGCTAAATTTTGCCAGACATCGTCAAATAGCGTATCAATATCTCGATATTATTTGTGCTACTTTCCTTGTTTGACGGCGATTTATCTCATTTTTATCA is a genomic window of Psychrobacter cibarius containing:
- a CDS encoding chemotaxis protein CheW — its product is MASRGFIELLRLADLARARKSGRRGGQEYDWQGVVFEIGGQRLVAPMGQVSEVLAMPEYTSLPLVKPWMLGIANIRGRLLPITDLSQFLQVPSRLTQMSQRKVIVIEHDNLFSGLLVDQVIGIEQFTHDQYRAEAIEPNSPFAPYNHGKFFKNEQDWYVFMPSLLAQDLQYTDAAI
- a CDS encoding response regulator gives rise to the protein MTTVLVIDDSPSEMAKFRDMLARHNFKVLEAINGEQGCQMAIDHLPDVILMDVVMPEMNGFQATRKITRGKTTAHIPVIMISTKNQETDRVWGKRQGAKEYMAKPVDENGLVNIIRKVME
- the pilG gene encoding twitching motility response regulator PilG, whose product is MENNFDGLKVMVIDDSKTIRRTAETLLQKAGCEVVTAIDGFDALAKIVDNNPDIIFVDIMMPRLDGYQTCALIKNNPDYASKPVIMLSSKDGLFDKARGRIVGSDEYLTKPFSKDELFEAINQYR
- a CDS encoding HlyD family efflux transporter periplasmic adaptor subunit is translated as MTASKFLKNSTYLLSAFLLAACQPSPPTNEPVTAENSETVDTPIVITDDSVTMTPDHILSIKPSRYQPSLGLQGKIEPIKQTKLIAAYPINVEEILVTEGQWVEKDMPLLIVRRVQSESKTADASNPAKKQPSESNSVVPDSEMTNDAVDVKQTHSQKTDASSKPNQPTVENGATTTKNDPIANKEEAAANATVGAPKNAVGNLKNNYQTSANSTASSKPQQNQYNLITVRASFSGRVKNLYAKAGQKLEARTPLLQISDETKLHFIATLPIQAEPQLSVGQTVNFTVEGMSEQFTGQVSKLTATSQPKKLLVYVNVIDNEASRDKLLPDMKVTGRVNYGQIDVGTIVPKRALHDVDLTELQTSPYKPLSPLTANVWIIGQDQRLTRQPIEVVEYDPITKQYLIAGISNDSLICLADLPADAKGKKVNVS
- a CDS encoding response regulator transcription factor, with translation MSKQILLIEDDPDLAELISDYLTMNYYDVHHAGLGQEGLDLLDAKERDIDLVVLDLMLPDMDGMQVCQKIRGNKNNMTNKVPIIMLTAKGDTTDRVLGLEMGADDYISKPFEPRELLARIRAVIRRHEQPNQADSQSDSLTFGRLSVFPDSHEVTIDDEPVRLTTHQFQLLHYFATHSGKVLNREQLWQAMPNDDSSDNIDRAIDVHISRLRALIEDNPRQPKRIITVRGVGYQFATDQV
- a CDS encoding sensor histidine kinase, whose product is MQQLGFRSVFAKLFASVMLALILFAVAMVLLTQLVHDKDASIRSEVLATQILGQIDPFLHELNISVSEDNRLQARFMLAVVKKSFDIFDESLQAKMGLYDSEGRLLMQTDNSDLPLELPAPPSLFSRVFPSLADTSPTKQAQVYSSTGYTLLYESRLPPKKPVLSSALNLFTGTLLLLLIMAGVLWWIARTITWRINQMSQQMAQLGDGDFTVRVNARGNDEIASLARGFNQAAQKIEHLIDANNLLLAHASHELRTPITRIRLQIEMMDMLAGALPADTKAKFDKRAQAINRDLSGLNDLVESILLVSRLDAGHALQQVESLDLYDLVNQERQHYPEATLIGEHIVIDGQSSMLTHLIRNLLTNAMLHGKPPVTVLLYGVQTIDEADTIPDYLLQTILCSSFADYNSSDFDSYHEPIDVNENDTHIHTQLNDSSHITDKVKSEAPNTMTVLPAPPIYRNGENIAVEHDLNSDTDADVNIETKIDKADINNTNSDIDSIEAHATLTESTYADSIQTDSSTATDLVHRNDTAGSTSASSLIANYHNFTNDLTDKIKKMVWKAVPDTEELSAVINDAKSTALNDAIPKSKGAIINKGGNTRDKGDAQNNTQNPTEVLSTPRKEGLFAKHLKKAKTDPVRPLPKYAVLAVIDEGTGIPEDKREEVFSPFVRLQQKNKGSGLGLSLVSQIVTAHQGRIITDTLNGHTRFLVVIPVKHDPHYHQHD